One genomic segment of Clostridium estertheticum subsp. estertheticum includes these proteins:
- the ispF gene encoding 2-C-methyl-D-erythritol 2,4-cyclodiphosphate synthase encodes MRIGMGYDVHRLVNDRKLILGGVTIPHETGLLGHSDADVLVHAIMDALLGAAALGDIGKHFPDTDTKYKGISSISLLTNVCNLIKNKNYIIENIDATIIAQEPKMAPHIPYMVENIATALNLPIDKVNIKATTEEGLGFTGQCAGISSNAICLLK; translated from the coding sequence TTGAGAATAGGAATGGGATATGATGTTCATAGATTGGTTAACGATAGAAAATTAATACTCGGTGGAGTGACTATACCCCACGAGACTGGTTTACTTGGTCATTCAGATGCAGATGTTCTAGTTCATGCAATTATGGATGCACTCTTAGGTGCTGCTGCACTTGGTGATATTGGAAAACATTTTCCTGACACTGACACTAAATATAAAGGCATATCAAGTATTTCTTTACTTACAAATGTTTGTAACCTAATAAAAAATAAAAATTATATAATTGAAAATATTGATGCTACAATAATAGCACAAGAGCCTAAAATGGCACCACATATACCCTATATGGTAGAAAATATTGCGACCGCCCTTAATTTGCCTATAGATAAGGTTAATATTAAAGCTACTACGGAGGAAGGCCTCGGTTTCACTGGTCAATGCGCAGGAATATCATCTAATGCTATATGTCTTTTAAAATAG
- the rluF gene encoding 23S rRNA pseudouridine(2604) synthase RluF has product MKIIQGVKEKNIINHYETNDSKTRLNKFISETGFCSRREADKLIDKGKVTVNGEIPEMGTQVCNTDEIKINGSPLKNKEDHIYLAFNKPVGITCTTEHKINGNIIDFINYPKRIFPIGRLDKASQGLIFLTNDGDIVNKILRSGNSHEKEYIVTVDKPISPDFIKNMANGIPILKTTTKKCLVKKESKYVFRIILTQGLNRQIRRMCEYLGYSVMRLERLRIMNVSINNLPTGRWRYLSKNELIGINNLISDSIKTENASK; this is encoded by the coding sequence ATGAAAATCATACAAGGCGTTAAAGAGAAAAATATTATTAATCACTATGAAACTAATGATTCAAAAACTAGATTAAATAAATTCATAAGTGAAACAGGTTTTTGTTCTAGGCGTGAAGCAGATAAGCTAATTGATAAAGGTAAAGTCACAGTAAATGGAGAAATACCTGAAATGGGCACCCAGGTGTGTAACACTGATGAGATTAAAATAAATGGTAGCCCACTAAAAAACAAAGAAGATCACATTTATTTAGCTTTCAATAAACCTGTTGGAATAACATGCACTACAGAGCATAAAATTAATGGAAACATCATAGATTTCATAAATTATCCAAAAAGAATTTTTCCAATCGGTCGACTTGATAAGGCTTCTCAAGGTCTTATATTTTTAACTAACGATGGTGACATTGTAAATAAAATTTTACGTTCAGGTAATAGTCATGAAAAGGAGTATATTGTAACTGTAGATAAACCAATATCTCCTGATTTCATAAAAAATATGGCAAATGGTATCCCCATACTCAAAACTACTACTAAAAAATGTTTAGTAAAAAAAGAAAGCAAATATGTTTTCAGAATAATTTTAACGCAGGGACTTAACCGTCAAATACGAAGAATGTGTGAGTATTTAGGTTACTCTGTCATGAGACTTGAGAGGCTTAGAATTATGAATGTTTCTATAAATAATTTACCTACCGGGCGATGGAGATATCTATCTAAAAATGAACTAATAGGTATTAATAATCTAATTTCAGACTCCATAAAAACTGAAAATGCTTCTAAATAA
- a CDS encoding anti-sigma-I factor RsgI family protein, whose amino-acid sequence MRKSGKIINIEKNKVYVVTKNNEFVTLKKNVIEPVLGEIYVGEIVKPFALWKYILSLICSLLIVFVIRQLYMNSRYNYSVIVNMNCSLKMDVNASNDVTNVEGISSGGYKIKQLLNLKDTSLNQSLHLILDESIKQKYLTKAHADDGFKITIFITGNPNKAPINLTEFEKYAETHNFKVLINDNGQPIIN is encoded by the coding sequence ATGCGAAAATCAGGTAAAATAATTAATATTGAAAAAAATAAGGTGTATGTCGTTACCAAAAACAATGAATTTGTAACTCTCAAAAAAAATGTAATTGAGCCTGTACTAGGTGAAATTTATGTAGGTGAAATAGTTAAACCCTTTGCCCTTTGGAAATACATCTTATCACTTATTTGTTCTTTATTAATAGTATTTGTAATAAGGCAATTATATATGAATAGTAGATATAATTACTCCGTTATCGTCAATATGAATTGTTCTCTAAAAATGGATGTAAATGCTTCAAATGATGTTACAAATGTTGAGGGCATTAGCTCTGGTGGTTATAAAATAAAACAACTTCTAAATCTCAAAGATACATCACTTAACCAGTCCTTACATTTAATTTTAGATGAATCTATTAAGCAAAAATACTTAACTAAGGCACATGCAGATGACGGTTTTAAAATTACTATATTTATTACTGGCAATCCAAATAAAGCTCCAATAAACTTAACTGAGTTTGAAAAATATGCAGAGACGCATAATTTTAAAGTTCTAATAAATGATAATGGACAACCTATAATTAATTAG
- a CDS encoding GAF domain-containing sensor histidine kinase: protein MMEILSNKFYLYIGVIIIINIIIMHIVIKTTMFKKSKEFDKKIISNIDIFKSTTNINDIFNKLLNNLYESSAYDAAISILKNDTEFKIMAIHGSRVELNTSSYIQDKKFINLINRVTESGTMYYIQDLNKVDYALYSAKLQLLLYHMRSLLMIPIIYKDEIYGVVIMVNYKKAAYNESYRGNAYSIVSQVAVAIENAKLFKKLKDIDKTKTDFLSTVSHELRTPLTSIIGFTEMVKRKFEGTIVPELDLSIQKNQSAVVKIKRNVNIILSEGERLSSLINDLLDISRMEAGKVVLNMRKIDIEEIITQVITLMNPIIRGKSLQVIQSISETLPEIMADKDKLMQVIINLISNAIKFTQKGCIVCSARVVAQNIIVSISDTGVGIREEDKKYIFKKFSQVGDTLTDKPTGTGLGLSICKYIIEEHGGEIWVESEIGKGTDFSFSIPIIKTN from the coding sequence ATGATGGAAATATTATCAAACAAATTTTACTTATATATAGGAGTCATAATAATAATAAATATTATAATTATGCATATAGTAATAAAAACAACAATGTTTAAAAAATCAAAGGAATTTGACAAGAAAATCATTTCAAATATTGATATATTTAAATCTACAACAAACATTAATGATATATTTAATAAATTATTAAATAATTTGTATGAAAGTTCAGCTTATGATGCTGCTATAAGTATATTAAAAAATGATACTGAATTTAAAATTATGGCTATTCATGGTAGTAGAGTTGAACTAAACACAAGTAGCTACATTCAGGATAAGAAATTTATTAATCTAATTAATAGAGTTACAGAGTCTGGCACAATGTATTATATTCAGGATTTAAATAAAGTAGATTATGCATTGTATAGTGCCAAATTACAATTATTATTATATCACATGAGAAGCCTATTAATGATTCCAATAATTTATAAAGATGAAATATATGGAGTTGTAATAATGGTTAATTATAAGAAGGCAGCATACAATGAAAGTTATAGGGGTAATGCTTATTCAATAGTTAGTCAAGTAGCTGTAGCAATAGAAAATGCTAAGCTTTTCAAAAAGCTAAAAGATATAGACAAGACGAAAACGGATTTCTTGTCCACAGTTTCTCATGAACTTCGAACTCCATTAACATCAATAATTGGTTTTACAGAAATGGTTAAGAGAAAATTTGAAGGGACTATAGTACCAGAATTAGATCTTTCAATTCAAAAAAATCAAAGCGCAGTAGTTAAAATAAAGAGAAATGTAAATATAATATTATCAGAAGGAGAGAGATTATCGAGTCTTATAAATGATTTGTTAGATATATCAAGGATGGAAGCAGGAAAAGTTGTATTAAATATGAGAAAAATTGATATAGAAGAAATTATAACACAAGTAATAACATTAATGAATCCAATTATTAGAGGTAAATCTCTTCAGGTTATTCAAAGCATAAGTGAAACACTTCCTGAAATTATGGCAGATAAAGACAAATTGATGCAAGTAATAATCAATCTTATTTCTAATGCTATAAAATTTACTCAAAAAGGATGCATAGTATGTAGCGCGAGAGTAGTTGCGCAGAATATAATAGTAAGTATTAGCGATACAGGGGTAGGTATTAGAGAGGAAGATAAAAAATATATATTTAAAAAATTCAGTCAAGTAGGTGATACGCTTACAGATAAACCTACAGGTACAGGACTTGGGTTATCTATATGTAAGTATATTATTGAAGAACATGGTGGAGAAATATGGGTCGAAAGTGAAATAGGAAAAGGAACTGATTTTTCTTTTAGTATACCTATAATAAAAACTAACTGA
- the cls gene encoding cardiolipin synthase translates to MFTSELLLHFLNLLFIINILFAFAVVFLERKNPASTWTWLMVLLFLPSIGFILYLFLGQNLKKKKLFSLKKEEKENLTSIIDKQKEFLSNDALIKTNPFLSKYSDVMKLNLCSDNSFYTNNNNVTIFTDGKSKFDQLKKDLEEAKIFIHMEYYIFQNDNLGGAILEILCRKAKEGVEVKLLYDGMGCLKVHKNFFAPLIEAGGKVSCFFPPFLPYINLRVNFRNHRKICTIDGKCGYIGGFNIGDEYLGLSKKFGFWRDTHLFIQGDALDALQLHFLMDWRFASKENSVFDDKYFPHRPHLGKTGLQIVSSGPDSTWNSIKNGYLKMISKAEKNIYIETPYFIPDDSILEALRIASLSGVDVRIIIPSKPDHPFVYWASTSYMGDLLDSGVKCYTYTKGFLHSKFLSIDGSISSVGTANLDIRSFTLNFEINAFIYDKEITSNLDRFFIDDLKSCDELTLKKYTNRSSIVKFKESISRLLSPIL, encoded by the coding sequence ATGTTTACAAGTGAACTATTATTGCATTTTTTAAATTTATTATTTATTATTAATATCCTTTTCGCTTTTGCAGTTGTATTTCTTGAGCGAAAAAATCCTGCAAGCACTTGGACCTGGCTTATGGTATTATTGTTTTTGCCTAGCATAGGGTTTATTCTATACTTATTTCTTGGTCAAAATTTAAAAAAGAAGAAATTGTTTTCACTAAAGAAAGAAGAAAAGGAAAATCTCACGTCAATTATAGATAAACAAAAGGAGTTTTTGAGTAATGATGCTCTAATTAAAACTAATCCTTTTTTAAGTAAATATTCTGATGTAATGAAACTCAATCTATGTAGTGATAATTCCTTCTACACTAATAATAATAATGTAACTATATTTACTGATGGTAAATCAAAATTTGATCAACTTAAAAAAGATCTTGAAGAAGCAAAAATATTTATTCATATGGAGTATTATATATTTCAAAATGATAATTTAGGAGGAGCTATTCTAGAAATTCTATGTAGAAAAGCCAAAGAAGGAGTAGAGGTAAAATTACTTTATGATGGTATGGGGTGCCTTAAGGTACATAAGAACTTTTTTGCTCCTTTAATAGAAGCTGGTGGAAAAGTTTCATGTTTTTTCCCACCTTTTCTTCCGTATATAAATCTTCGAGTAAATTTTAGAAACCATCGTAAAATATGTACTATTGATGGTAAGTGTGGTTATATCGGTGGTTTTAATATTGGAGACGAATATTTAGGACTTTCTAAAAAATTCGGATTTTGGCGAGATACACATTTATTCATACAAGGAGATGCACTTGATGCACTACAATTGCACTTTTTAATGGATTGGAGATTTGCTTCAAAAGAAAATTCTGTTTTTGATGACAAATATTTTCCCCATAGACCTCACCTTGGTAAAACAGGTCTTCAGATAGTTTCAAGTGGTCCTGATTCCACTTGGAATTCTATTAAAAATGGCTATTTAAAAATGATAAGTAAAGCTGAAAAAAATATTTATATAGAAACGCCTTACTTTATTCCTGATGACAGTATACTTGAGGCTCTAAGGATAGCATCCTTGTCTGGGGTAGATGTCCGTATAATTATACCGAGTAAACCAGACCATCCCTTTGTATATTGGGCTTCTACATCTTATATGGGAGATCTCCTGGATTCCGGTGTCAAATGTTATACCTATACCAAGGGCTTTCTCCATAGTAAATTCCTCTCTATTGATGGATCTATAAGTTCTGTAGGTACAGCGAATCTAGATATTCGTAGCTTCACTTTAAACTTCGAAATTAATGCTTTTATTTATGATAAAGAGATCACTTCTAACTTAGATCGTTTTTTTATTGATGATTTAAAATCTTGTGATGAACTAACTCTAAAAAAATATACTAACAGAAGTTCTATTGTTAAATTTAAGGAATCTATTTCTCGATTACTTTCTCCAATACTATAA
- a CDS encoding YiiX/YebB-like N1pC/P60 family cysteine hydrolase, translating into MGLVHRTVDEEIKKSLELIKELEHVMSEIQSNESLFISNIQNMSLADKQNILDKWISYVRCYNELNDIREKYKNKLLFRNTSDSYNKYKNILLIYASTIAIRKNSVLLVGIIEKNKYLESMLNEPRAEYNINKKQYYYITQEITEISYMISLYRNKHYFDFKVNYYKVYEFERDESETQLLDYASYNYLNVIKLVRNHRSIVKNNMIDFFGKNVFDFWFPFQKWVAISITGIDYSSRKEKYISNEDINIFKEELVPGDVLLKRNNYQLTNIGLPGFWTHTGIYIGCLEKLDEYFGDMLLGDCLCVSEYVKVIYPKVYDSLWSEEVNNREYIIEVIAPGVVISPLDAIAKVDYFSALRPRLSKEDKLKALFTAFESLGKAYDYNFDIMTDNALFCSELIYKSYLSSSNKKGITFDLQPKVGRLLLSPNSIIEKFDSEFNTENAEFDFVVFYDGNSRERKAIRRNATDLKKTWKLSRWKRVKGRVVLDAETSYPIVKLSSVLSKLKIKLYGMFY; encoded by the coding sequence ATGGGCTTAGTTCATAGAACGGTTGATGAGGAAATAAAAAAATCCTTAGAGCTTATAAAAGAATTAGAACATGTGATGAGTGAGATTCAAAGTAATGAAAGCCTATTTATTTCAAATATTCAAAATATGTCATTAGCAGATAAACAAAACATATTAGATAAATGGATTAGTTATGTAAGATGTTATAATGAATTAAATGATATTAGAGAAAAATATAAAAATAAGCTTTTATTTAGGAATACTTCAGATTCTTATAATAAGTATAAAAATATATTATTAATTTATGCATCAACCATAGCAATACGTAAAAACTCTGTTTTGCTTGTAGGTATCATAGAGAAAAACAAGTATTTGGAGTCAATGCTAAATGAACCTAGGGCTGAATACAACATCAATAAAAAACAATATTATTATATTACACAAGAAATTACAGAAATATCTTATATGATATCTTTGTATAGAAATAAGCACTATTTTGATTTTAAGGTTAATTACTATAAGGTTTATGAATTTGAAAGAGATGAGAGCGAAACACAATTATTAGATTACGCAAGTTATAATTATTTGAATGTTATTAAACTAGTTAGGAACCATAGAAGCATTGTTAAAAACAATATGATCGATTTCTTTGGAAAAAATGTTTTTGATTTTTGGTTTCCATTCCAGAAATGGGTTGCAATAAGTATCACTGGGATTGATTATTCTAGTAGAAAAGAAAAATATATTAGTAATGAAGATATCAATATTTTTAAAGAGGAATTGGTACCAGGAGATGTTCTTTTAAAAAGGAATAATTACCAGCTAACCAATATAGGACTTCCAGGATTTTGGACTCATACAGGTATTTATATAGGTTGTTTGGAAAAATTGGATGAGTATTTTGGCGATATGTTATTGGGAGATTGCTTGTGTGTATCAGAGTATGTAAAGGTAATATATCCTAAAGTATATGATAGTTTATGGAGTGAAGAGGTAAATAATAGAGAATATATTATCGAAGTTATTGCTCCAGGTGTTGTAATAAGTCCTTTAGATGCCATTGCAAAGGTAGATTACTTTTCTGCTCTGCGCCCTAGACTATCAAAAGAAGATAAACTAAAGGCGTTATTTACGGCTTTTGAATCTTTAGGAAAGGCATATGATTACAACTTTGACATTATGACAGATAATGCTTTGTTTTGTAGTGAACTAATTTATAAATCATATTTAAGTTCAAGTAATAAAAAAGGAATTACATTTGATCTTCAGCCTAAAGTTGGTAGATTATTACTTTCACCTAATAGTATTATAGAAAAGTTTGATTCAGAATTTAATACTGAAAATGCTGAATTCGATTTTGTAGTGTTTTATGATGGTAATTCAAGGGAAAGAAAGGCTATAAGGAGAAATGCGACTGATTTGAAAAAAACTTGGAAGCTATCTAGGTGGAAGAGGGTAAAGGGTAGAGTTGTTCTAGATGCAGAAACAAGTTATCCTATAGTGAAATTAAGTTCAGTATTGTCAAAACTTAAAATTAAATTGTATGGTATGTTTTATTAA
- the truA gene encoding tRNA pseudouridine(38-40) synthase TruA, which produces MRNIKIVIEYDGTRYKGWQRLGDSDNTIQHKIEAVLSKMAEENIEITASGRTDAGVHASNQVANFRTDSTMPTHKMRSYCYEFLPEDIVIKSVEEVDLNFHARYNAKVKKYIYNICNNKVHDVFTRKYDYHVPLPLNIEKMRKAAEVLVGEHDFQSFTTLKTKKKSTIRTIYTINIINDDGNIEISVQGNGFMKNMVRIIVGTLVEVGLGERDANEISDILDRKERKYAGHIAPAKGLFLEEVNY; this is translated from the coding sequence ATGAGAAATATAAAAATTGTAATTGAATATGATGGTACTAGGTATAAAGGATGGCAGAGACTTGGAGACAGTGATAATACAATTCAGCACAAAATAGAAGCAGTTTTAAGTAAGATGGCAGAAGAAAACATTGAAATAACTGCTTCTGGAAGAACTGATGCAGGAGTACATGCATCAAACCAAGTTGCTAATTTTAGAACAGACTCTACAATGCCTACACATAAAATGCGAAGTTATTGTTACGAATTTTTACCAGAAGATATTGTAATAAAAAGCGTTGAGGAAGTAGATCTTAATTTTCATGCGAGATATAATGCTAAGGTTAAAAAGTATATATATAATATATGCAATAATAAAGTACATGACGTATTTACCAGAAAATATGATTACCATGTACCATTACCATTGAATATCGAAAAAATGAGAAAAGCAGCAGAAGTTTTAGTGGGAGAACATGATTTCCAAAGTTTTACTACACTTAAAACTAAGAAAAAATCTACTATAAGAACTATTTATACAATAAACATTATAAATGATGATGGGAATATAGAAATTAGTGTTCAAGGAAATGGATTTATGAAGAATATGGTAAGAATAATAGTTGGAACACTTGTCGAGGTAGGACTTGGTGAGCGAGATGCAAACGAGATTAGCGATATATTAGATAGAAAAGAAAGAAAATATGCAGGACATATTGCACCAGCTAAAGGATTGTTCTTAGAAGAAGTTAATTATTAA
- a CDS encoding putative ABC transporter permease: MIDITLLNFNVFALFCYFIVYSFMGWCLETVYTTIRKKEFVNRGFLHGPFCPIYGFAILSIIVLLKPIENNYIFLLLGSIFLTSLIEYITGYILETTFDSTWWDYSDEPYNLHGRICLKFSIIWGFISILILKVIHPYIKYIVNLIPPNPGVFLFYITLVYFILDFIITIITILKLKSLLTQLITAYSELTDKFLDFKLNLGNTKSIPELRIKLDQLIDLAETKMSRKKFNIENIIKEVKIKYDSLFIKKYPNYSRIIKAFPDLKFKALDAIFKDVKQIIHKDKKG, translated from the coding sequence ATGATTGATATAACTTTACTAAATTTTAATGTCTTTGCACTATTTTGTTATTTTATTGTTTATTCCTTCATGGGCTGGTGCCTTGAAACAGTATATACTACAATTCGCAAAAAAGAATTTGTTAATAGGGGCTTCCTACATGGACCATTTTGTCCTATTTATGGTTTTGCCATCTTATCTATAATTGTTTTGCTAAAACCTATTGAAAATAATTACATTTTTCTCCTTCTAGGTTCAATATTTTTGACTTCCCTCATTGAATATATAACGGGTTATATTTTAGAAACTACATTCGATAGTACTTGGTGGGATTATAGCGATGAGCCATACAATCTTCATGGAAGAATATGCTTAAAATTCTCTATAATATGGGGGTTCATTTCAATTTTAATACTTAAAGTAATCCACCCCTATATTAAATACATAGTGAATTTAATACCACCAAATCCTGGTGTATTCCTTTTTTATATTACTTTAGTATATTTCATTTTAGATTTTATAATTACTATAATTACTATACTCAAACTAAAGTCTCTTTTAACCCAATTAATTACTGCATATTCGGAATTAACTGATAAGTTTTTAGATTTCAAATTAAATTTAGGTAATACTAAAAGTATACCTGAGTTAAGAATTAAATTGGATCAGTTGATAGATCTTGCTGAAACTAAAATGAGTAGGAAGAAATTCAACATTGAGAATATTATAAAAGAAGTTAAAATAAAATATGATTCTTTGTTTATAAAAAAATATCCAAATTATTCACGAATTATAAAAGCATTCCCTGACCTTAAATTCAAAGCTTTAGATGCTATTTTTAAAGATGTTAAACAGATAATTCATAAGGATAAAAAAGGTTGA
- a CDS encoding nucleoside recognition domain-containing protein: MINIIWFLILSLGIVIGMLTGKGEIVSKSLVSSTTSSVELVMGLVGMMCLWCGIMKIAQKSGLTDKLAKVLRPILKMIFKETSKSNKVMSSITMNLTANMMGLSNAATPFGIKAMEEMQKMNIEKDTVSNDMALFLVLNATCIQFLPTTVISIRAAYNSQNPAIIIIPAIITTGVASVLGVVYCRILQKYF; encoded by the coding sequence ATGATAAATATCATATGGTTTTTAATTTTATCACTCGGAATAGTTATTGGAATGCTTACTGGAAAAGGAGAAATTGTGTCAAAGTCCCTTGTTTCATCTACAACTAGTTCTGTGGAACTAGTTATGGGTCTTGTTGGAATGATGTGCCTTTGGTGTGGGATAATGAAAATTGCGCAAAAAAGTGGACTAACTGATAAATTAGCAAAGGTACTTAGGCCAATTTTAAAAATGATTTTTAAGGAAACCTCCAAAAGTAATAAAGTTATGTCTAGTATTACTATGAATTTAACCGCAAATATGATGGGTCTTTCTAATGCAGCTACGCCATTTGGTATAAAAGCTATGGAAGAGATGCAGAAAATGAATATAGAAAAAGACACAGTTAGTAATGACATGGCTTTATTCTTAGTTTTAAATGCAACATGCATTCAGTTTTTACCTACTACAGTAATATCTATAAGAGCAGCATATAATTCACAAAATCCAGCGATTATTATAATACCAGCAATTATTACAACGGGTGTTGCTTCAGTCTTAGGTGTAGTTTATTGCAGAATATTACAAAAGTATTTTTAG
- a CDS encoding spore maturation protein: protein MSYMLKGIIPIIIILVVTYGVIKGVKVYECFVEGAKDGITICLKIFPYLLAMIIAVNVFRASGALDFFISLVTPVVKFIGLPPEVVPLVLIKPLSGSGALGVFTDIIRQYGADSYIGRVSSIIMGSTETIFYTLTVYFGAVNIKKIRHTLLAAILADITAVIMAVNIAKFFF from the coding sequence ATGTCATATATGTTGAAAGGAATAATTCCAATTATTATTATTTTGGTGGTAACTTATGGAGTTATTAAAGGAGTGAAGGTTTATGAGTGTTTTGTAGAAGGGGCAAAGGATGGAATAACAATCTGCCTGAAAATTTTTCCTTATCTTTTGGCTATGATTATAGCTGTTAATGTTTTTAGAGCCTCAGGGGCTTTAGATTTTTTTATTTCTTTAGTAACACCGGTTGTTAAGTTCATTGGGTTACCGCCGGAGGTTGTTCCTTTAGTTTTAATAAAACCTCTCTCAGGTAGTGGAGCTCTGGGAGTATTTACTGACATTATAAGGCAATATGGAGCGGATAGTTACATAGGACGTGTGTCATCTATAATAATGGGGTCAACGGAAACTATTTTTTATACACTGACAGTGTATTTTGGAGCTGTAAATATAAAAAAAATTAGGCATACATTACTAGCCGCAATACTCGCAGATATAACAGCAGTTATAATGGCTGTTAACATAGCTAAGTTTTTCTTCTAA